A stretch of Brachyhypopomus gauderio isolate BG-103 chromosome 3, BGAUD_0.2, whole genome shotgun sequence DNA encodes these proteins:
- the LOC143510238 gene encoding uncharacterized protein LOC143510238 isoform X2 codes for MPGKHPLIETLKVCILQLQEEGPVTDSSPGPVTDSSPGPVTDSSPGPVTDSSPRLVSCCELLERILRKGLQNPLLRWTHRDYWHCFEQLPQQDTCGRLGTVSLAVQQTTACPKLLSAQGRGRFFIRLMLNRRILGNVVKHLLHSSRIMEWYNPDISVLRNEEFVVQAQHRELQLPGRELVAAGKPAAIIIIIITAIWWDMHVKRMLIACLCFRYLDGRVFVLELLHGKMAQADRFAEPGDIIDEINGISLRNSANGQAGEVLSRLRGRPLRLRLLRWRGKDGSVYRPLVTLLQRLQQENPSLQFSPSPAQPQAHPTSQRQSQCVKDGRILYSVRLLGKTNAGMYGGKEVLQRVIPTVLQKSLATQEVLLDVKETHLTCTDKFNKQELFYHHFPEISCVGRFGQPDFTIFAFCVVDPLDTGQPPGFCCVVLQAESSSQCEEIVHRIAAGFKNTEWFV; via the exons TATGCATTCTACAGCTTCAGGAGGAAGGCCCGGTGACCGACTCCAGCCCCGGCCCGGTGACCGACTCCAGCCCCGGCCCGGTGACCGACTCCAGCCCCGGCCCGGTGACCGACTCCAGCCCTCGCCTGGTGTCCTGCTGTGAACTGTTGGAGCGGATCTTGCGCAAGGGTCTACAAA ATCCGTTGTTGCGCTGGACACACAGGGACTACTGGCACTGTTTTGAGCAGCTGCCTCAGCAGGACACATGTGGCAG GCTGGGTACAGTCTCTCTGGCAGTCCAACAGACCACAGCTTGCCCCAAGCTCCTGAGTGCCCAGGGCCGAGGACGCTTCTTCATCCGGCTCATGCTGAACAGAAGGattctgggaaatgtagtcaaGCATCTATTACATTCAAGCAGAATCATGGAG TGGTATAATCCTGACATTTCGGTACTGAGGAATGAGGAATTTGTAG TTCAAGCTCAACATAGAG AACTGCAGCTTCCTGGACGAGAGCTGGTTGCTGCCGGTAAGCCCGcagccatcatcatcatcatcatcaccgcGATATGGTGGGACATGCACGTGAAGCGCATGCTGATTGCCTGCTTGTGTTTTAG GTACTTGGATggccgtgtgtttgtgttggagcTGCTCCATGGCAAGATGGCTCAGGCAGACAGGTTTGCGGAGCCTGGTGACATCATCGATGAAATCAATGGGATATCGCTGCGGAACTCCGCCAATGGGCAG GCAGGTGAGGTGCTGTCTCGTCTGAGGGGCCGGCCCTTGAGACTGCGTCTTCTGCGCTGGCGAGGCAAGGACGGGTCCGTCTATCGTCCACTGGTGACACTCCTGCAGCGCCTCCAGCAGGAGAACCCTTCTCTTCAGTTCAGCCCCAGCCCGGCCCAACCTCAGGCTCATCCCACGAGCCAGCGCCAGAGCCAGTGTGTGAAAGATGGCCG GATCCTGTACTCTGTACGGCTCTTGGGAAAGACAAACGCAGGAATG taTGGAGGGAAGGAGGTGTTGCAGCGTGTGATTCCCACTGTGCTGCAGAAGAGCCTGGCCACACAG GAAGTGTTGTTGGATGTGAAGGAGACTCATCTGACCTGCACTGACAAATTCAATAAACAG GAGCTGTTCTACCATCACTTCCCAGAGATCTCGTGTGTGGGGAGGTTTGGTCAACCAGACTTCACCATCTTTGCTTTCTGTGTAGT AGATCCTTTGGACACTGGACAGCCCCCTGGCTTCTGCTGTGTGGTACTGCAGGCAGAATCCAGCAGTCAGTGTGAGGAGATTGTCCACCGTATAG CTGCTGGATTTAAAAACACAGAATGGTTTGTATGA
- the LOC143510238 gene encoding uncharacterized protein LOC143510238 isoform X3, with protein sequence MLVSVCRLGTVSLAVQQTTACPKLLSAQGRGRFFIRLMLNRRILGNVVKHLLHSSRIMEWYNPDISVLRNEEFVEPFLSLCLVLSEMEFKLNIENCSFLDESWLLPVCDTYEAVPCRELGMVLRYLDGRVFVLELLHGKMAQADRFAEPGDIIDEINGISLRNSANGQAGEVLSRLRGRPLRLRLLRWRGKDGSVYRPLVTLLQRLQQENPSLQFSPSPAQPQAHPTSQRQSQCVKDGRILYSVRLLGKTNAGMYGGKEVLQRVIPTVLQKSLATQEVLLDVKETHLTCTDKFNKQELFYHHFPEISCVGRFGQPDFTIFAFCVVDPLDTGQPPGFCCVVLQAESSSQCEEIVHRIAAGFKNTEWFV encoded by the exons ATGCTGGTCTCTGTTTGCAGGCTGGGTACAGTCTCTCTGGCAGTCCAACAGACCACAGCTTGCCCCAAGCTCCTGAGTGCCCAGGGCCGAGGACGCTTCTTCATCCGGCTCATGCTGAACAGAAGGattctgggaaatgtagtcaaGCATCTATTACATTCAAGCAGAATCATGGAG TGGTATAATCCTGACATTTCGGTACTGAGGAATGAGGAATTTGTAG AGccatttctctccctctgtctggtTCTCTCTGAAATGGAGTTCAAGCTCAACATAGAG AACTGCAGCTTCCTGGACGAGAGCTGGTTGCTGCCG GTGTGTGACACCTATGAGGCTGTGCCGTGTCGTGAGTTGGGGATGGTTCTCAG GTACTTGGATggccgtgtgtttgtgttggagcTGCTCCATGGCAAGATGGCTCAGGCAGACAGGTTTGCGGAGCCTGGTGACATCATCGATGAAATCAATGGGATATCGCTGCGGAACTCCGCCAATGGGCAG GCAGGTGAGGTGCTGTCTCGTCTGAGGGGCCGGCCCTTGAGACTGCGTCTTCTGCGCTGGCGAGGCAAGGACGGGTCCGTCTATCGTCCACTGGTGACACTCCTGCAGCGCCTCCAGCAGGAGAACCCTTCTCTTCAGTTCAGCCCCAGCCCGGCCCAACCTCAGGCTCATCCCACGAGCCAGCGCCAGAGCCAGTGTGTGAAAGATGGCCG GATCCTGTACTCTGTACGGCTCTTGGGAAAGACAAACGCAGGAATG taTGGAGGGAAGGAGGTGTTGCAGCGTGTGATTCCCACTGTGCTGCAGAAGAGCCTGGCCACACAG GAAGTGTTGTTGGATGTGAAGGAGACTCATCTGACCTGCACTGACAAATTCAATAAACAG GAGCTGTTCTACCATCACTTCCCAGAGATCTCGTGTGTGGGGAGGTTTGGTCAACCAGACTTCACCATCTTTGCTTTCTGTGTAGT AGATCCTTTGGACACTGGACAGCCCCCTGGCTTCTGCTGTGTGGTACTGCAGGCAGAATCCAGCAGTCAGTGTGAGGAGATTGTCCACCGTATAG CTGCTGGATTTAAAAACACAGAATGGTTTGTATGA
- the LOC143510238 gene encoding uncharacterized protein LOC143510238 isoform X1 — MPGKHPLIETLKVCILQLQEEGPVTDSSPGPVTDSSPGPVTDSSPGPVTDSSPRLVSCCELLERILRKGLQNPLLRWTHRDYWHCFEQLPQQDTCGRLGTVSLAVQQTTACPKLLSAQGRGRFFIRLMLNRRILGNVVKHLLHSSRIMEWYNPDISVLRNEEFVEPFLSLCLVLSEMEFKLNIENCSFLDESWLLPVCDTYEAVPCRELGMVLRYLDGRVFVLELLHGKMAQADRFAEPGDIIDEINGISLRNSANGQAGEVLSRLRGRPLRLRLLRWRGKDGSVYRPLVTLLQRLQQENPSLQFSPSPAQPQAHPTSQRQSQCVKDGRILYSVRLLGKTNAGMYGGKEVLQRVIPTVLQKSLATQEVLLDVKETHLTCTDKFNKQELFYHHFPEISCVGRFGQPDFTIFAFCVVDPLDTGQPPGFCCVVLQAESSSQCEEIVHRIAAGFKNTEWFV; from the exons TATGCATTCTACAGCTTCAGGAGGAAGGCCCGGTGACCGACTCCAGCCCCGGCCCGGTGACCGACTCCAGCCCCGGCCCGGTGACCGACTCCAGCCCCGGCCCGGTGACCGACTCCAGCCCTCGCCTGGTGTCCTGCTGTGAACTGTTGGAGCGGATCTTGCGCAAGGGTCTACAAA ATCCGTTGTTGCGCTGGACACACAGGGACTACTGGCACTGTTTTGAGCAGCTGCCTCAGCAGGACACATGTGGCAG GCTGGGTACAGTCTCTCTGGCAGTCCAACAGACCACAGCTTGCCCCAAGCTCCTGAGTGCCCAGGGCCGAGGACGCTTCTTCATCCGGCTCATGCTGAACAGAAGGattctgggaaatgtagtcaaGCATCTATTACATTCAAGCAGAATCATGGAG TGGTATAATCCTGACATTTCGGTACTGAGGAATGAGGAATTTGTAG AGccatttctctccctctgtctggtTCTCTCTGAAATGGAGTTCAAGCTCAACATAGAG AACTGCAGCTTCCTGGACGAGAGCTGGTTGCTGCCG GTGTGTGACACCTATGAGGCTGTGCCGTGTCGTGAGTTGGGGATGGTTCTCAG GTACTTGGATggccgtgtgtttgtgttggagcTGCTCCATGGCAAGATGGCTCAGGCAGACAGGTTTGCGGAGCCTGGTGACATCATCGATGAAATCAATGGGATATCGCTGCGGAACTCCGCCAATGGGCAG GCAGGTGAGGTGCTGTCTCGTCTGAGGGGCCGGCCCTTGAGACTGCGTCTTCTGCGCTGGCGAGGCAAGGACGGGTCCGTCTATCGTCCACTGGTGACACTCCTGCAGCGCCTCCAGCAGGAGAACCCTTCTCTTCAGTTCAGCCCCAGCCCGGCCCAACCTCAGGCTCATCCCACGAGCCAGCGCCAGAGCCAGTGTGTGAAAGATGGCCG GATCCTGTACTCTGTACGGCTCTTGGGAAAGACAAACGCAGGAATG taTGGAGGGAAGGAGGTGTTGCAGCGTGTGATTCCCACTGTGCTGCAGAAGAGCCTGGCCACACAG GAAGTGTTGTTGGATGTGAAGGAGACTCATCTGACCTGCACTGACAAATTCAATAAACAG GAGCTGTTCTACCATCACTTCCCAGAGATCTCGTGTGTGGGGAGGTTTGGTCAACCAGACTTCACCATCTTTGCTTTCTGTGTAGT AGATCCTTTGGACACTGGACAGCCCCCTGGCTTCTGCTGTGTGGTACTGCAGGCAGAATCCAGCAGTCAGTGTGAGGAGATTGTCCACCGTATAG CTGCTGGATTTAAAAACACAGAATGGTTTGTATGA